The following proteins are co-located in the Echinicola sp. 20G genome:
- a CDS encoding FecR family protein: MEINQYWKKLITKLFDKTISNKELEELNRWYDYTHLDEFQKSAADEAERKHAAWQSIKKRTTPINDATSTAKKTVSFSAIAKIAAAFLVAALIGLQFWFKEPATTSPVKMITISNKLGQVSSFTLPDSSKIWLSTGSTFTYPERFGETREVSLDGEAFFDVHRNPEKPFTITSGDVITSVLGTSFNINAYPDEKVQVAVFTGKVAVKDHQSRNETVHLVKNQMVTWKPNSGFEPTTEFDPEQIAKWRQGILTFRNANMEEVIHELSKWYDIEFKLAKKSAPTCQYTGEFKNTSLENALKIIQYALRINYTINENEVLIEAPNCQRQ, translated from the coding sequence ATGGAAATCAATCAATACTGGAAAAAGTTAATTACAAAACTTTTTGATAAAACCATTTCCAATAAGGAACTGGAAGAGTTAAACAGGTGGTATGACTACACTCATTTAGATGAGTTTCAGAAGTCAGCTGCTGATGAAGCGGAAAGAAAACACGCTGCTTGGCAAAGCATCAAAAAAAGAACTACGCCCATTAATGATGCTACGAGCACCGCGAAAAAAACAGTTTCTTTCTCTGCTATTGCAAAAATCGCAGCTGCTTTTTTGGTAGCCGCCCTTATTGGTCTTCAGTTTTGGTTTAAGGAGCCCGCAACTACTTCCCCAGTCAAAATGATTACCATTAGCAATAAACTTGGACAAGTTAGCAGTTTTACCCTACCCGATAGTTCTAAAATTTGGCTTAGCACAGGATCTACTTTTACTTATCCAGAAAGATTTGGCGAGACCCGTGAAGTTTCTTTAGATGGAGAAGCTTTTTTCGATGTGCACCGAAATCCCGAAAAACCTTTCACTATTACTTCAGGAGATGTTATCACGAGCGTGTTAGGCACCTCTTTTAACATCAATGCCTATCCTGATGAAAAGGTGCAGGTAGCTGTCTTTACAGGAAAAGTAGCCGTAAAAGACCATCAAAGCAGAAATGAAACAGTTCATTTGGTGAAAAATCAAATGGTCACTTGGAAACCAAATTCAGGTTTTGAGCCAACTACGGAATTTGATCCTGAGCAAATTGCAAAATGGAGACAAGGAATTCTCACTTTCCGAAATGCCAACATGGAGGAAGTCATTCATGAACTCAGCAAGTGGTATGATATCGAATTTAAACTTGCCAAGAAGAGTGCTCCAACCTGCCAATATACAGGTGAATTTAAAAACACCTCTTTGGAAAACGCCCTTAAAATCATTCAGTATGCTTTAAGAATCAACTATACCATAAATGAAAATGAAGTACTAATTGAAGCCCCTAATTGCCAAAGGCAATAA
- a CDS encoding TonB-dependent receptor has translation MKKKLLRIVLKSTANLLIIGTFMYCLSNIALAHEGKAQQMGETQIQLSKGNVLLYQLFEKVETQSDFRFHFDPNLSELTKKIDIEGSLDLESLLYRVADQTGLSFRQVNESIAVRKNKKAPSSKPIEVNIKISGSVSDNDTGEPIVGASVFIEGSGLGVATDLDGNWSMDIPEELVGKNITASYLGYQAASMTIVNSPIHFKLISNELEEIVVVGYGTQKKINLTGAVDQVTGEVFENRPVPNIAQGLQGAIPNLNINIQDGKPTQSPSFNIRGTTSIGQGGNALVLIDGVEGDPSMINPSDIESISVLKDASAASIYGARGAFGVILITTKAPAKDKMSLTYTSNYSIKSPTTVPDLVTDGYTWASMFNEAWTAWNDYSQTPQNANKTLPFSQEYLAELKRRSEDPSLPDIEVGPNGEYIYYGSTDYYGELYKKSLFAMEQNLSLSGSSGKTGYYITGRYYDQEGLFKYNSDDFKMYNFRAKGSMEMTDWLTVENNTDYSFRKYHNPLNVGEGGSIWRNIADEGHPLAPLLNPDGTLSYSAAYTVGDFYYGKNGIDTERTIIKNITSFSTKFLDNTLRVRGNFTFQDIQNNEQRIRVPVPYSRSEGVIEYVGTNTNDIRNSRSETRYLATNIYAEYEPKLSGNHHLKGLVGYNFESSTYSNLTAQRNGLIFEDAQDINLALGQSITTNGGWERWDIQGGFFRANYDYAGKYLLEVNGRYDGSSKFPQDQRYAFFPSFSAGWRISDESFFNISEKAVSDVKFRASYGSLGNGNINSYAFQELFSISQSGRILNGVRPQYTSQPGVLPDGLTWETSTTANIGLDLGLLENRLTFTGDAYIRNTTDMFTVGNSLPAVFGTAVPKGNYADLRTKGWEFVVGWKDQLSMASKPLNYSVKFFMADYTSTITKYNNPDKRLTDYYEGMKVGEIWGYVTEGLFESMEDINSHADQSYIQSSTSRTTLPGDIKFQDINGDGVIDKGLNTVDNPGDQKIIGNATPRYTYGFNIDLNWNNFFFSTFFQGVGKRDWWPGGEAGLFWGQYNRPYNDVPKSMIGNIWSEDNPDAYFPRYRGYSAIGSNRSLSSTQTRYLQSIAYLRMKNIQIGYNLPEYVASKFKLGGARVYLSGENLWSWSPLYKVTKNLDVESTGPSDLALTSGTSGNGNNYPILKSVTLGLSISF, from the coding sequence ATGAAAAAAAAACTACTTCGCATTGTTTTGAAATCAACAGCGAACCTATTAATCATCGGAACATTCATGTACTGCCTCAGCAATATTGCTCTGGCCCATGAAGGCAAGGCCCAGCAAATGGGTGAAACGCAAATCCAACTCAGCAAAGGAAACGTCCTACTTTATCAACTATTTGAAAAAGTGGAAACACAAAGCGATTTTCGTTTTCATTTTGATCCCAATTTATCCGAACTGACCAAAAAAATTGACATCGAGGGGTCACTTGATTTAGAAAGTCTGCTTTACCGAGTGGCTGATCAGACAGGACTAAGTTTCAGACAAGTCAATGAATCCATTGCAGTCAGAAAAAACAAAAAAGCCCCATCCTCAAAACCGATCGAGGTAAACATTAAAATCTCTGGTTCTGTCAGCGACAATGATACAGGAGAACCTATTGTAGGTGCCTCAGTATTCATAGAAGGCTCTGGATTGGGAGTTGCTACTGATCTTGACGGAAATTGGAGTATGGATATTCCTGAAGAACTTGTAGGAAAAAATATTACTGCCAGTTATCTCGGTTACCAAGCTGCCAGTATGACCATTGTCAATTCTCCCATCCATTTCAAACTTATTTCCAATGAATTGGAAGAAATCGTAGTGGTTGGTTATGGTACGCAAAAGAAAATCAACTTGACTGGAGCTGTGGACCAAGTAACTGGTGAGGTCTTTGAAAACCGTCCCGTGCCGAATATTGCTCAGGGTCTTCAAGGGGCTATTCCCAACCTTAATATCAATATTCAGGACGGAAAACCTACACAGTCTCCCTCTTTCAATATCAGGGGAACCACCTCAATCGGGCAAGGAGGAAATGCATTGGTATTGATAGACGGTGTAGAGGGTGATCCTTCCATGATCAACCCCTCAGACATTGAAAGTATCTCTGTCCTTAAGGATGCTTCTGCAGCCTCCATCTATGGTGCAAGAGGCGCATTTGGAGTGATTCTGATCACAACAAAGGCTCCTGCAAAGGATAAAATGTCCTTGACCTATACCTCCAATTACTCTATAAAATCCCCAACTACAGTGCCTGATTTGGTTACAGATGGCTATACTTGGGCGTCCATGTTTAATGAAGCCTGGACAGCGTGGAATGATTATTCCCAGACACCTCAAAATGCCAACAAAACACTTCCTTTTTCCCAAGAATATTTGGCTGAGCTAAAGAGAAGATCTGAAGATCCCAGCCTTCCTGATATAGAAGTAGGACCAAATGGTGAATACATCTATTATGGTAGCACTGACTACTATGGTGAACTCTACAAAAAAAGCTTGTTCGCCATGGAGCAAAACCTATCACTTTCTGGAAGTAGTGGAAAAACTGGATATTACATCACCGGTAGATATTATGATCAGGAAGGGTTATTCAAATATAACTCTGATGATTTCAAAATGTACAACTTCAGGGCCAAAGGCTCTATGGAAATGACCGATTGGCTTACAGTAGAGAACAATACAGACTACTCCTTCAGGAAATACCATAACCCTTTGAACGTAGGAGAAGGTGGAAGTATCTGGAGAAATATTGCCGATGAAGGTCACCCATTAGCTCCATTGCTGAACCCTGACGGTACCCTATCCTATTCTGCCGCATATACTGTAGGAGATTTTTACTATGGAAAGAATGGTATCGACACCGAAAGGACTATCATAAAAAACATCACCAGTTTTAGTACCAAGTTTTTGGACAATACTCTTCGTGTCCGAGGAAACTTCACTTTCCAAGACATTCAAAACAATGAGCAACGTATCCGTGTACCTGTTCCTTATAGCAGAAGCGAGGGAGTAATTGAGTATGTTGGAACCAATACCAACGACATCAGAAACAGTCGTTCTGAAACCCGTTATTTGGCTACCAATATCTATGCGGAATACGAACCCAAGCTTTCTGGAAATCACCACCTCAAAGGATTGGTAGGTTATAACTTTGAATCTTCCACTTACAGTAATTTAACAGCCCAAAGAAACGGATTGATCTTTGAAGATGCACAAGACATCAATTTGGCATTGGGTCAATCCATCACCACCAATGGTGGATGGGAGAGATGGGATATCCAAGGAGGTTTTTTCAGAGCCAACTATGATTATGCCGGAAAATATTTATTGGAAGTAAATGGTCGTTATGATGGCTCATCTAAATTCCCACAAGATCAGCGGTACGCTTTCTTCCCTTCCTTCTCTGCCGGTTGGAGAATATCAGATGAATCCTTCTTTAATATCTCAGAAAAAGCCGTTTCCGATGTTAAATTCAGGGCTTCTTATGGTTCCTTAGGAAATGGTAACATCAACTCATATGCTTTCCAAGAACTCTTCTCTATTTCTCAATCAGGGAGAATTCTGAATGGAGTGAGACCTCAGTACACCAGCCAACCTGGCGTCCTACCTGATGGCCTTACTTGGGAAACTTCCACCACCGCCAATATCGGGCTGGACTTGGGCCTATTGGAAAATCGACTGACATTTACCGGTGATGCCTATATCAGAAATACTACAGACATGTTTACTGTGGGTAATTCACTTCCTGCTGTGTTCGGTACAGCTGTACCTAAAGGTAATTATGCCGACCTCAGAACCAAAGGCTGGGAGTTTGTCGTGGGCTGGAAGGATCAGTTGAGCATGGCCTCGAAGCCATTGAACTATAGTGTTAAATTCTTCATGGCGGATTATACCTCCACCATCACCAAATACAACAACCCTGATAAGCGCCTTACTGATTATTACGAAGGAATGAAAGTGGGTGAAATATGGGGTTATGTCACAGAGGGCTTATTTGAATCCATGGAAGACATCAACTCTCATGCAGACCAATCTTATATTCAATCTTCTACCAGCCGAACCACCTTGCCAGGAGACATCAAATTCCAAGATATCAACGGTGATGGTGTCATAGATAAAGGACTAAACACGGTAGACAATCCAGGTGATCAAAAAATCATTGGTAATGCTACACCAAGATATACCTATGGATTCAATATTGATTTGAACTGGAACAACTTCTTCTTTAGCACTTTCTTCCAAGGTGTTGGTAAGAGAGATTGGTGGCCAGGAGGTGAAGCAGGTCTTTTCTGGGGACAATACAACAGGCCTTACAATGACGTTCCTAAATCCATGATAGGAAACATTTGGTCTGAAGACAATCCAGACGCTTACTTCCCAAGATACAGGGGATATTCTGCCATAGGTAGCAACCGCTCCCTGTCTTCTACCCAAACAAGGTACTTACAGAGTATTGCGTATTTGAGAATGAAGAACATCCAAATTGGCTATAACCTTCCGGAATATGTAGCCTCCAAATTCAAACTAGGAGGTGCAAGAGTGTACCTTTCAGGCGAGAATCTTTGGTCTTGGTCACCATTGTATAAAGTCACCAAAAACCTTGATGTAGAAAGCACTGGCCCATCTGATCTTGCTTTGACTTCTGGTACTTCAGGAAATGGTAACAACTACCCTATTCTTAAAAGTGTAACCCTCGGACTTTCTATCTCTTTCTAA
- a CDS encoding transglutaminase family protein — MTTEKKLNIKHKTVYTYDTDAWLSPQKILLSPSLRRYFHILSYESRVTPKPQGVNYRLDMEGNLFQQVWFSQPTDKLEIDIETTISTADFNPFEFIIDKAFEQRNDGGEITFNYPSEKQPFLIPFLNNTGKPEIHEVAREFKSKSQDTVSFLVDLTAYVHQLCKHIIREAPGVWAPEKTLKEAKGSCRDLAWLLINILRSEGLASRFVSGYAYNPKLEENHELHAWVEAFCPGAGWIGLDPSLGLLTDAFYIPLAASFLPELTLPVIGSFTGASHSTLESYVEIKELV, encoded by the coding sequence ATGACTACTGAAAAGAAGCTGAATATCAAGCACAAAACAGTCTACACATATGATACTGATGCTTGGCTTAGCCCACAAAAAATATTGCTTTCCCCTTCCTTGAGAAGGTATTTTCACATTTTATCCTATGAATCCAGAGTAACTCCAAAGCCCCAGGGAGTGAATTACCGTCTAGACATGGAAGGCAACCTGTTCCAACAGGTTTGGTTTTCCCAACCCACCGATAAGTTGGAAATAGACATAGAAACTACTATCAGTACTGCTGACTTCAATCCCTTTGAGTTTATCATCGATAAAGCTTTTGAACAGAGAAATGATGGAGGGGAAATCACTTTCAACTACCCTTCTGAAAAACAGCCTTTTCTTATTCCTTTTCTCAACAATACAGGCAAACCTGAAATCCATGAGGTGGCCAGGGAATTCAAGTCTAAAAGTCAGGACACAGTTTCTTTTTTAGTGGATTTGACCGCCTATGTACATCAACTTTGCAAACACATTATTCGAGAGGCTCCTGGTGTTTGGGCACCAGAAAAAACCCTCAAAGAAGCCAAGGGATCCTGCAGGGACTTGGCTTGGCTGCTGATCAATATCTTGAGGAGCGAAGGATTGGCCAGTAGATTCGTCAGTGGCTATGCCTATAACCCCAAATTGGAGGAAAACCACGAGCTTCATGCTTGGGTGGAAGCATTCTGCCCAGGAGCTGGATGGATCGGGCTAGACCCGAGTTTGGGACTGTTGACAGACGCTTTTTACATTCCTTTAGCTGCCAGCTTTCTCCCAGAACTCACACTGCCTGTGATAGGAAGCTTTACAGGTGCCTCCCACTCCACATTGGAGAGTTATGTAGAAATCAAGGAACTTGTCTAA
- a CDS encoding RNA polymerase sigma factor — protein sequence MNSAASDTELFRMMSLREDHKAFQEIFNRYWDQLFQIALHKTKSPDLAQDLTQEVFISLWKYRHSIKIKAELSAYLITMVKYGFFKLAAQKEQQFEALNATDNTEPSHNLNGFSIMEFNELYDKIDTITDTLPPRCREIFLMKRNHEMSVEEIAKSFNISPSTVRNHLAKATGTFKEKLTEDIALASLLWILFN from the coding sequence ATGAACAGCGCAGCAAGTGATACCGAACTTTTCAGAATGATGTCCTTGAGAGAAGATCACAAGGCTTTTCAAGAAATCTTTAACCGATATTGGGACCAGCTCTTTCAAATAGCGCTGCACAAAACCAAAAGTCCTGATTTGGCCCAAGACCTTACTCAGGAAGTTTTCATCAGTCTTTGGAAATACCGCCACTCCATCAAGATCAAGGCTGAACTTAGTGCCTATTTGATCACCATGGTCAAATACGGCTTTTTTAAGTTGGCAGCACAAAAAGAACAGCAATTTGAAGCATTAAACGCCACCGATAATACGGAGCCCTCTCATAATCTGAATGGATTTTCAATCATGGAATTCAATGAGCTTTATGATAAAATAGACACCATTACAGACACTTTACCACCTCGTTGTCGCGAGATTTTTTTAATGAAAAGAAACCATGAAATGTCTGTTGAGGAAATTGCAAAAAGCTTCAATATCTCTCCCTCCACTGTGCGAAACCATCTCGCCAAAGCAACAGGAACTTTTAAAGAAAAACTAACTGAAGACATTGCTCTGGCTAGTTTGCTATGGATACTGTTCAATTGA